From Candidatus Xianfuyuplasma coldseepsis:
CTCCTTGATAAACATAGGTTTTTATATCTTTATATTGAATATATTTGGTGGTATTATAAAGTCGAGGAGGAGATTAGATGAAAAAAGTTTCTATGTGGCTTGGGGCGATTGCAGCAGTTTTTACAATACTTCTTGCTTTTGGAGTTTTTGGACCTCAGGAAGTAGTGATTGATGATGATCAATTTGATCTTTTACAAGATGACATATATGAGATACCAATACAGGATAATGCAAGTATTGACATTACAGAAGTAAACGTATATGAATATACAGAGTTTATGTGGGCAGGTGAAGCAGATGATCTAGGACTTGAAGGAGGTATAGGAAATTATTTCAAGTACTATGGAGATTATGAAATCCATATAGATGATATAAGCATAAGTACGGTAAACGAAATCCGTATAACCATCACAGGTTATCGAGGGAATGAACCTTATAAAGAGTTTTATCATACCTCAATAACTACAATTGAAACACTTGATTTGATAGGTGATTTTCCCAAAACATCTTTCGATGATTATGATTGTGAGGAAGCAAGAGTATTTGTATCTGTTACATACACGAATAATGACAATCAACTAGTTACAATCAATGAAGTGATGGTTGTCAATGTTGATGAGGATATATTTTAGTACAATAGAAAAAATTGGTAGTGTCCAATTGGATACTGCTTATTTTCTTCGTTTAAATTTGGCTTTAAATTTTAACCAATAATTATTGAAAGTTTTTTTTTGTCTTGTTCGATTGATAATACGTTGCTCCTGACGTGTTTGTTTTCGCTCTTTGGGATAGTTTTATCTTTTCTTGTTTCTTATGATCCTTTTCTGCCAGGAACCGGCCTTATAGTCTTAGATAAAAAACGGCGTCTTCACAGCGCGATTTTTTATTGAAATCCTAGAAGACATCGGTATCGTTTTTCAGTTCATCGATGTTGAATTCTTTCATCACAGTAAGGAAGTCTTTCAATTCTCTTTTTGTAAGACTGATGCCTTTAGCATATCTATCGTCCTTTTTGGAGAATCTCCTTATATCTAATTCAAGCAGATCACTCTTCTTGTGTTTCCAATTAACTAGTTGAACTCGTTTAACCCAACTGACACTTTGTGTGGGAATCTCAACCAAGATTTTGTACACAATGAAATATTCGTTTTCAAAAATACTATTACTGTTTAAAACATCGATGATATTTTCTTCATCCATTTTTTACATACTCCCTTCGGTCATTTCAAATATCTCGATCTTTTGTTCAGAAATGACTATATCACACCAATCTATCCACTTCTTAACTTGCTCTGCTCGTCGACCAGGTGTGGTACCATCCAAATTAAATAAACTAACTAAAAGTTCTTCAGTTCTTTTCATATTTCGATTTATAAAAAAATCATAAAATACTTGGTCCGATAGAATTAGATATACAAGTAATCTTAAAACATCTGAAAAATTTTGAGAGAATACCAATTCACCCAGCTCTGTCAATGCTCTATCTCGTTGTTTGAATAGACCAAGATATACTCCTGAAGAATAATAGTAATTTATTTGTCTATCTGATATATCAAGACTTATATTATTTAGCCTTTTCTCAAAAAAATTACCCATTAAGCCATCACCAAATTTGATAATCTTATAAATGTCATTAGCTTGAGGAAAAGTTAACTCTACTTTTGCATTTTTAGGCTTTATAAACATTTTGCCTTCTCCTTGATAAAATTGAAATTGTCAATTAAAATCTCTTCGGCTCTAATTCTAGAATCACCTTTAGAACTAATATTTCTCTGAACAGTAATATAAGAATCGTCATCAATATATTCTTTATACAAATCTTTTATTTTTTCAGTTGCTGAATTACTTAAGCAAGCATAAACACCCATATCTGTCAATTCATCAAAGAAATCTTTTAATCGTTCTTGATCGTAAACATCGAATTTTTTTGAAGTATAAGAAACAAAAGAAGAGGAGTTTTCTTTGTCATATGGGGGATCTAAATATAC
This genomic window contains:
- a CDS encoding PC4/YdbC family ssDNA-binding protein; amino-acid sequence: MDEENIIDVLNSNSIFENEYFIVYKILVEIPTQSVSWVKRVQLVNWKHKKSDLLELDIRRFSKKDDRYAKGISLTKRELKDFLTVMKEFNIDELKNDTDVF
- a CDS encoding DUF7226 domain-containing protein, with the protein product MFIKPKNAKVELTFPQANDIYKIIKFGDGLMGNFFEKRLNNISLDISDRQINYYYSSGVYLGLFKQRDRALTELGELVFSQNFSDVLRLLVYLILSDQVFYDFFINRNMKRTEELLVSLFNLDGTTPGRRAEQVKKWIDWCDIVISEQKIEIFEMTEGSM